The Bombus fervidus isolate BK054 chromosome 17, iyBomFerv1, whole genome shotgun sequence DNA segment AACCTACCTTTGAAAGTTTAGGATTAGGCGGATATGGCCCTATGGGAATTATTCAAACATTTTACGAATTACTTCATATTAATTGTAATCTACCATGGTGGGCAACAATTGTACTAACTTCGACACTTATCAAATTTGCAACATTTCCATGTACGATATTGGCACAGAAAAATGCTACCAATATGAGCACTATTCTACCACAAATGGTAAGATTACAGGAAAATATGACCGAAGCAAGAACGTGTGGAAATTATCAAGAAGGTGTGTACTAACGTATTTATCCAGCATATTATAAGGTAtgtactattatatatttatctaaataaataaattttattcttgtcTTTTAGCTAGTGTATATGCTTTTGAATTACAAGAGCtgttgaagaaaaataatgttaaGATGTTTCCTGTTTCGAATTATTTGAAGGTACGCGATTAAATTGGTATATTATGTACTTAGGCACGTCtgtgataatttaaatattaaaatttattcctaTATACCAAATAGATCGCAGCACATCTACCAATATTTTTTGCTCTACGACAAATGACTGCTAAACCCGTAGAAAGTTTAAAGGAAGGTGGATTGTGGTGGTTTATGGATTTAACTAGTACTGATCCATATTATCTGTTGCCACTGGGTACTACTATAACATTGTATGCTGTTATTTCACATACATTGAAAAATTCGGAATCTTTGACTCCAATAATAcgaaatatgtttaaaatactaccagttatttcatttatatttgcaataaagTTTCCAGGAGTAAGTTGCATAGctcttatttatctttagttggtatcataaatatttaaaaaaatttgtttcaggCCATTTTGTGTCACTGGActgtttcaaatattctaaCCGTGGCAGAAAATCAAGTAATGCGTTTAGAGAAAGTAAaagcatattttaatatccCTCCTGTGCAGCGTATGACGACCAAAAATACAGTAAAGAAAGACAAAGGCTTCAAGCAATCATTTTCCGATGGTACTTTCAAATAAATGTTCGCAGTATAATacagttttagatttattacaTAAACAATTCTTTTTCTAGCTTGGACTAACATGAAAATATCTAATAGATTAGCATCTTATGCACACGCAGAtgtaaaacaatttaataaagcGGCTAAAGGTCCAGTCCAAAGGACATATAAATACAACCCAGTAAAAGATTTATCGAAAGCAACATCAGCAACAATGAAAAAATGAGATTTTATgtatatgaaatttctttatatatttaattagttataaagatttaattataataatttgaaatttatgtcaataaactagaaaataatgataagatatctctaataaattatatatgttgAATTTCATACCTTTTagataatattaacattttatacCGATACATTGATTAATTACTTCAAGTAGATGATTGTTTTCAAGAGCTGCTGctattctttctttatcaGCTAATTGTTTATTTACTGCTGCCTCTGACATATGAGTACCTGGTGTAATTTCAACGCTAACTTTAAATCTTGAAGGTAGAACTCGCAGTAATTGTACTCTAATTGATAAACCAATTAATGTTGCCATACTGCAATGTGGTATCGTTGGAGTAAATTTTACGTGAACTGTACTTGCTTTGTTATTAATCTGGAAGAAAACATATTACTTTCTTTGATAATAAGGTTGATAATGTATACCATAATCTTTTTATATCATGTTTGTACGTTACTTCAATGAGACTTTGTTCTACCACATTCAATTCTTCCAATGTCAAAGGATGTTCAGGATCATTGATGTTTCTAATCAAATCTGTAAATCATAtgttagaaaaaataattgtatacgacattaaaattcagaaaacattatgatattaataaatacataccAAAAATTTCACGTGCATCAAATTCATCTACAATATCTTCATCTTCATCTTCTGCAGTAATTTCTCTTTcatctatttttttatataatttgggattaatattttcaaacgaatcctccattttcttcgttaaaaaaatgagaattttACACCGTTATGTAAaccttataaaattatttttccgtTTTATTCAGAAGTAtgtaagtatgtatatatatatttttttttttaatccgaGTACAGAAAGTaacgtaaaatttatatcaagGTTAATACAATACTTAAGGATTCCTTTAATTCagataaataatagaattctATGGATCGTATACAATCCAATGTTGTGATAGGTTTTCTTTCACGTGTAGTACTACCGTTGATGAAATGAGGAAAAAAATCATAACACCGTACAGTTTGTAGCGACCACATTCATCAAAGATCTGCCTGTACATGCGCATGTGGTTAGTTAGAGGTTACGACTTACAATATTATCACATGTACCAAATGTACATActcacatatgtatatctttgtttcggtaatttaatatatcataaatactgaaaatattttgtaatatttgtaaaaaccTTTTTACTATATTAAGGAAGATTTGACTCCATCTATTtctaacgaataaaaaaaaaggtaagGTTATGTACAGCATAAGGTTATGTGcatgttttatatatctatatctttttttatgttttgaattataaattatagtttCAAGATGGCTACATCTCTTGCGAGacaattaaaacaattaagaACCCCTCAAACAACAATACTGCATCAAGATAAAAAACGTAAAAGCTTGTTATTTGATCCCACGGAAGCTGCTAATTTAGACAGAGAGACAGTCCTAAGCATAGGTAACAcactttattttatgtttctatctctacatattttttattgaagcGATAATTGATACTGTTTATTTCTTCCCTAGGTCAAAATGGATTGCAAGAGTTGATTAAACTATCGGAcgtatttttagaatttgaaCATACTCTTTTTGCACAAAGTTCGCTGAATCTTGAACGTGCTGTGCAAGATGTTAAAGTTAACAAGAAGTTAGATAGACAGATTGAAAAGTTTCTTATCCTTCTATCTCCTTACTTCTTGCTTAATAACGCTCATAAAACTCTTGAATGGTTAATATGTAGGTTTCACATAGAAGAATTTAATAGAGATCAATTTTTGCttttaatattaccttatcacgaAACTCGGATGTTTGCAAGAGCGTTACAAGTATTAAATCTATCTGATAATGCTGATAACTGGCACTGGTTAGAACCCCTTCAAAAGCCAGGTGTTCCCTTAGCTACAATAACGTTAGTCAATCGTCTTAGTTGTGATAATGCTTTACTAAAACTAATTTGCAATCACGTAATTACCGCTACTAACACATATTCAGAGCGAGCGTCTTCTTTAAGTACTTTGTACGCATTTTACACAACTTCAATATTAGGAATTATTGATCAATCATCTGGAATTTCCGAAGTACAAATGGGCCATATGTTACcaactattttaaaaagtttagAAAGTTCCATCTCCGATTTCGTAGCCAGTAGTTACATGATCTTAGCAAAACTGACGTTCAAAGAGAAACTGAATGACACAACTATGGAAAAATTACTTCTGAAGATATTCAAGAAAACGCATCTAAAAGAGGAAGCTTTGCACCTGTTATTCTTCTTGTACAATGTACCGATTCATCGACTTACTACAGTTCCAAAAAGTCTTGCTACTCGACTATCGGAATTGTCCTGGTTCATCGAGCTCGCAATCAAGCTTCAATCCTCTGTGaacatattaaaattcattgtatCGTTACTACAAACAAGTTGTCGCATGATTTTGGACAGTCCATCGGAAACAGTTCGAATACAGAATATGGTGAATGAGATATTGTCACGAATAAAGCTGGACGATATTGGAGTGGACACGATTTTGTGGAATGTATTACAGAAGGAGTTTCTTTCAACTGACATGAAAAACGAAGCTAGAGAATTCCTGATAAGATTGTATCATACTCTTGAAAGAACGTATCCTGAAAGATTCGATGATTACTTGAAAGGATTGATGAAACGCAGTGAAACAGACAAAGATTCCAAACTGGCATTGGAATTTGTTACATCCTGGCATTTTGGAGCCAAGGACACGCAAGAAGTTGTTGGTATACTCGACAAGTTGATTCATATCAATCCGGTACAGAGAATTGTAGCGTTGGAAATGTTGGCGGATTCCGACGTGAATATTCCTGAAAGTTTCCAGGAGATGATGACAACCACGATACAATCCAGATTCAGTGACACAGAAGTAGATGTAATCAAAGCTTTGCTCACTATTTCTACGAAACGCCTAACAAGTCTTCTATCTGCAGATATATTGATCGATGAGTTGAAGATATTACTATCGACTTGTCACACCAGCCGTAGGAAAATACTAGCGAAACCAGCGTTGAAAATCTTATTAGAACTCTGTAAAATCGGAGATGATACTAGCGTattcattacatcattgccaTATTTATTCCCAAATGACGACGCAGACGTGGATATCGCGATGGAAGTATTAGAATCGAACTTTGCTAGGAACAATATTTACATGCAACACGTGCAGAAGGATCTAGGAAAATCACCGAACGCAGAGGCAGTTTCATCGGCATCttttcataatatattaaacTGGGAATTGCTGCCGCCAACGGATAGCATATTAAGCGCAATGAAGCAACAGATCGCTCATGGTGATGCAGCTTCCATGTTTTTCAATCTAATTTTACTCGGATCCGTATGTAGAGTCCCTGTTGGATCTCTGGAACCGCAAATAGCTCGAGAGGTAATCGAAATGGCCACGGagatgattaaaaaatacccgcaagtgaaattattacaaaattgcaATAACATTACAGGAGATAATATACAAATGGCCATAGAACTAACTTCTCAAGGTGTTCTCCCATTGCAAGTGGGTACCTACGTTCTGGAAATGGTTCACCGACGTCTCGATTTGAAGTCGAATCCGGCGATCGATTTCGAGAACAATCAACATCGTAGTAATTTGATTTTGAGACTTCTTGAGATGTTCTTCGAGGGAATAGACAATGTATATTGGTGCAAGCATTATTCTCGTTgtctacaaatatttttccaaagaCATTTTTCCACGATTCAGGATCTTATCCGCTTTCTCTCTCAACTGTACATAAAGCCTGTGAAAGTGCAAACGTCCTTTCATTGCTTGAAGATAACTCAAGTCCTGCTGAATCAATGCAAATCTTCCGAATGGGCGTTCGAGGATAAAGTCTTTGTCACGAATTTGTTACTTTCGTTAGCCAGAGAGAACAACGAATGTCGAATAGCGTCGTTAAAAGTACTCGAGAAGCTCATAAGCAAGTACTCAAGTGCTGAAGTGCTTAATCGTTGCACAATGGTGGATCCTTTTCCATCCTTACTGCAAGAACTTGCCATCAGAAGCCCGGAAATATCTTTAGATCCTGATCAATTATCTTTATCTCTTTACATTCTATTATCACCTGATCCAGATGTATGCAAACAATTGAAGATGGATCTTCGAAGGAGGCTACAACAAGCGCAACAAATGTTATTCGAGATAGTCATGGACCGGCAAACTCCTTTACATATTAAATCACAGCTGCTTGATATTCTAGTTCACGTGAATGGGCCCACGATACTTGAACGATTAGTTCCTCTTGGATTACACCTTCTAGAAATGCTTCAGACcgattctaaaaataaatctgcaggaaatttgttgaaaaacaTACTTCAGAGATTCAACAGCTCAACGGTAAAGGCACTCACCGTTGAACAAGTGTGGAAGTTATTCGAAGCTAGCATAGAGGAGCACAAGATTCAACTGATAACAGAATCCGGAAATCAACACCCACCGAGTGTGATTCTTCTAAAACAAATAGGTAGTACCTTCTTCCAAAAAGCCGAAGAAGCGTCCAATGTTCTTCAGAAGAAAATTGTAGCTAAATTAGTAGACGTGGCCACTGATTGTGAAATAGGAAACATTATTTCCTCGACCAATAGAGCGATGAGAAAAATTCAAGTGAACGCACAGCTTATAGTCGACGAACTACAGATCATGAAGGATCTCAAGAATGCCGAACCAAACGAcagtaaaatgaaaaataaaagacggatcagtctcattcgcgCTCCTGATCCAACCATCATCAACAGAAGAGAATGGAAACGCGGTGTGACTCTTTTAGAGTTCGTTCAACAAGCTGACAATATCGAACACGAGGAATTACTCTACCCGATCCTGTTTAATTTGCTGAAGACGTGCCTCAGTTTCGAAGAACAAAGTCCTATAGAATATACGAACCAATTATTACTATCCACTATTCATCGATTAACAGTGAAGAAATTGCCTATTCGTGATGCTCATTTACAAATAGACTTAATCACACAATGTATTAGAACTTCAAGGAATCCCCAAACACATCATCACGCTCTATTAGTTCTAGTAGAGTTATTAAAAATCGTCGACGTGAGATGCGCTCTATACACTATAATGcctattttcactttca contains these protein-coding regions:
- the L(2)k09022 gene encoding HEAT repeat containing 1 homolog l(2)k09022, with protein sequence MATSLARQLKQLRTPQTTILHQDKKRKSLLFDPTEAANLDRETVLSIGQNGLQELIKLSDVFLEFEHTLFAQSSLNLERAVQDVKVNKKLDRQIEKFLILLSPYFLLNNAHKTLEWLICRFHIEEFNRDQFLLLILPYHETRMFARALQVLNLSDNADNWHWLEPLQKPGVPLATITLVNRLSCDNALLKLICNHVITATNTYSERASSLSTLYAFYTTSILGIIDQSSGISEVQMGHMLPTILKSLESSISDFVASSYMILAKLTFKEKLNDTTMEKLLLKIFKKTHLKEEALHLLFFLYNVPIHRLTTVPKSLATRLSELSWFIELAIKLQSSVNILKFIVSLLQTSCRMILDSPSETVRIQNMVNEILSRIKLDDIGVDTILWNVLQKEFLSTDMKNEAREFLIRLYHTLERTYPERFDDYLKGLMKRSETDKDSKLALEFVTSWHFGAKDTQEVVGILDKLIHINPVQRIVALEMLADSDVNIPESFQEMMTTTIQSRFSDTEVDVIKALLTISTKRLTSLLSADILIDELKILLSTCHTSRRKILAKPALKILLELCKIGDDTSVFITSLPYLFPNDDADVDIAMEVLESNFARNNIYMQHVQKDLGKSPNAEAVSSASFHNILNWELLPPTDSILSAMKQQIAHGDAASMFFNLILLGSVCRVPVGSLEPQIAREVIEMATEMIKKYPQVKLLQNCNNITGDNIQMAIELTSQGVLPLQVGTYVLEMVHRRLDLKSNPAIDFENNQHRSNLILRLLEMFFEGIDNVYWCKHYSRCLQIFFQRHFSTIQDLIRFLSQLYIKPVKVQTSFHCLKITQVLLNQCKSSEWAFEDKVFVTNLLLSLARENNECRIASLKVLEKLISKYSSAEVLNRCTMVDPFPSLLQELAIRSPEISLDPDQLSLSLYILLSPDPDVCKQLKMDLRRRLQQAQQMLFEIVMDRQTPLHIKSQLLDILVHVNGPTILERLVPLGLHLLEMLQTDSKNKSAGNLLKNILQRFNSSTVKALTVEQVWKLFEASIEEHKIQLITESGNQHPPSVILLKQIGSTFFQKAEEASNVLQKKIVAKLVDVATDCEIGNIISSTNRAMRKIQVNAQLIVDELQIMKDLKNAEPNDSKMKNKRRISLIRAPDPTIINRREWKRGVTLLEFVQQADNIEHEELLYPILFNLLKTCLSFEEQSPIEYTNQLLLSTIHRLTVKKLPIRDAHLQIDLITQCIRTSRNPQTHHHALLVLVELLKIVDVRCALYTIMPIFTFMGSSVVRQDDAYSIQIISKTIETVVPIINAVENETHACEVLRTFIVSLPDIPEHRRTPLFVKLLQLLDNHFHLYYLLSFESHIMSRTMRITNQKTPGQRLEFALQVSQEFPPARLIQVCVKLAQFLKELPVDVEDEEGRRAAISFKYKHIFDVSTSSPKHLRHYKYTLVQFLSNLLSSPHFINKVAEFDSTEVNNVRPYYDQLIVELIILIQCTSKNADKDQGKPIAKYWKVLLHHLYDVLDLVNNLLPNGVFLLSIKRLIEHNLLTVKRKALELLNTRLQQRKFNEEDHEDLLQLIESLSKTVSVKVKSETQEQEIVQQTVLITIKLLAKLLARDHPILFKPILEMTTELLGSKEGPVLASAALCVAELCSSMRIHAIHSLNKFVPAILQLLEDHCHQGVPDVIVVSIVSALQKIVESVGNFLSLYLDQLLFELARLNSLYTDTEHQKIGIVISRLNATTQKLSTCIPSRVLLPAVNRTYMTLLAKKLYQRIPALMNVLVESFNSAQPNDINAVIPDLGTFFLKVLQFREDISNSPDDMEVDESELTAKDVVVVEESASKALVALVLKLSETTFRPLYYKLYDWAARNPQYKERNITFYRLSANIAECLKSLFVLFAGHFIKHAAILLSSNNPAIIEESQEMTLPEESSKIELVEAVLLTLYRVFSYDAHNFVSQERFEILAKPIVDQLENTLGSTKDYEKRASELVVPCIAAFASAIPDDSLHKQLVYQTLLKTRHTKPYVRTAALNALVEIVRKLGEDFMPLLPETIPFLAEMLEDEDETTEKYAQNAVRTLEEILGEPLQKYF
- the Oxa1l gene encoding OXA1L mitochondrial inner membrane protein, whose amino-acid sequence is MLTRLCVRVSQKLLNTNTGLYKTTECHFSGLAYNITNGPLKRDCVLNVHKLPKIHKIYFARYESTVNTTIKENASNTPPESPVSPTQITDLNNSVTEKDLLNEIPDPPLPQIPSPTEITEIIKLHTNGEPTFESLGLGGYGPMGIIQTFYELLHINCNLPWWATIVLTSTLIKFATFPCTILAQKNATNMSTILPQMVRLQENMTEARTCGNYQEASVYAFELQELLKKNNVKMFPVSNYLKIAAHLPIFFALRQMTAKPVESLKEGGLWWFMDLTSTDPYYLLPLGTTITLYAVISHTLKNSESLTPIIRNMFKILPVISFIFAIKFPGAILCHWTVSNILTVAENQVMRLEKVKAYFNIPPVQRMTTKNTVKKDKGFKQSFSDAWTNMKISNRLASYAHADVKQFNKAAKGPVQRTYKYNPVKDLSKATSATMKK
- the Galla-2 gene encoding MIP18 family protein galla-2, which produces MEDSFENINPKLYKKIDEREITAEDEDEDIVDEFDAREIFDLIRNINDPEHPLTLEELNVVEQSLIEINNKASTVHVKFTPTIPHCSMATLIGLSIRVQLLRVLPSRFKVSVEITPGTHMSEAAVNKQLADKERIAAALENNHLLEVINQCIGIKC